One window from the genome of Cydia fagiglandana chromosome 21, ilCydFagi1.1, whole genome shotgun sequence encodes:
- the LOC134674981 gene encoding uncharacterized protein LOC134674981 encodes MDMSFTDSHQLNDSTRFDASINTACFTGVQQLVAEFRLLREEMRTMNSNILALRTTITGLSSRMDSCDSRVDNLCARVEALESKTGHPNGHNSTEASMLETIAQLKVDLNDRDQDMLYNDIEISSVPEHAGENTTHIVTTLGQKLGVTLSEHDIVDASRVGRAPLLDGGVEGPPSRPRLLVVRLARRAVRDQLLQAARVRRGATTEGTGLPGPSCRFYVNERLTPFNRRLFQRARQLKEHHGWRYAWTRDGRIYLRQRPGTDSPRHRIRTEMDLIRVFGSLDVCSQS; translated from the coding sequence ATGGATATGTCGTTCACGGACAGTCACCAATTGAACGATTCCACCAGGTTTGACGCGTCAATAAACACTGCATGTTTTACCGGTGTTCAGCAATTGGTGGCGGAATTTCGTTTACTTCGCGAGGAAATGCGGACGATGAATAGCAATATCCTGGCTCTTCGTACAACAATAACTGGCTTATCGTCAAGGATGGACAGCTGTGATAGCCGGGTGGATAATCTGTGCGCCCGGGTGGAAGCTCTGGAGTCCAAGACCGGACATCCTAACGGGCATAATAGTACTGAGGCTTCTATGTTGGAAACCATTGCTCAACTTAAAGTGGATTTAAATGACCGTGACCAGGACATGCTATACAACGACATTGAGATTTCTAGTGTGCCTGAACATGCGGGAGAAAATACTACTCACATAGTCACTACTTTAGGGCAGAAACTCGGTGTTACGCTGTCTGAACACGACATCGTTGACGCTTCTCGTGTGGGTCGTGCGCCGCTGTTAGACGGGGGCGTCGAGGGCCCGCCGTCCCGCCCGCGGCTGCTGGTGGTGCGTCtagcgcgccgcgctgtgcgcgaCCAGCTGCTGCAGGCGGCGAGGGTACGCCGCGGGGCAACAACGGAGGGCACCGGGCTCCCGGGGCCCAGTTGCCGCTTCTATGTCAACGAGCGGCTGACCCCCTTCAATCGACGGCTATTTCAAAGGGCACGGCAGCTGAAGGAGCATCACGGCTGGCGATATGCGTGGACGCGGGATGGCAGGATCTATCTGCGCCAACGGCCGGGTACAGATTCTCCGAGGCATCGTATAAGGACAGAAATGGACTTAATTCGTGTTTTTGGCTCTCTTGATGTTTGTTCTCAGTCATAA